One genomic window of Euwallacea fornicatus isolate EFF26 chromosome 7, ASM4011564v1, whole genome shotgun sequence includes the following:
- the LOC136339876 gene encoding uncharacterized protein codes for MSWMEACGIFLLLVLFCGKGEAESRCYLCSTKQNETECLYPEFYNMPLVYCDQKALDRTRDLARAIDPTYDKIFEIDTNAMARHIDLDCLKVVTKLGNKKYTFRGCQLAEQTNLDICHKIKRADTEFLKKQYCSRCSNDRCNLSIRLSINGLNMVVPLIALITFANF; via the exons ATGTCGTGGATGGAGGCTTGCGGAATATTTCTACTTTTGGTGTTGTTTTGCGGGAAAG GAGAAGCAGAATCTAGATGCTACCTCTGTTCCACGAAACAAAACGAAACTGAGTGCCTTTACCCGGAGTTTTACAATATGCCCTTAGTCTATTGCGACCAAAAAGCCCTTGACCGCACCAGAGACCTGGCAAGGGCCATTGATCCTACGTACGATAAAATCTTCGAGATAGACACCAACGCCATGGCTAGACACATAGATCTAGATTGTTTGAAAGTCGTCACCAAAC TGGGAAACAAGAAGTACACATTCAGAGGATGTCAGTTAGCCGAACAGACAAATCTGGACATTTGCCACAAAATTAAAAGGGCAGATACCGAATTTCTCAAGAAACAGTACTGCTCCAGGTGCAGCAATGATCGATGCAACTTATCGATACGACTGTCGATCAATGGATTGAACATGGTGGTGCCGTTGATAGCACTGATCACGTTTGCCAATTTTTAA